CTTCAGGTGTTTGGGCTTTAGTTTGGCTAGGATCTAAGAAGCATATTCACTGATAAGACTTAAATAAGCATGTGAATATTAGAAATGTAGGCATGTAATTGGCAGAGCATGTGATCAATACCTGGAAGAAGCCAGCAACAGCAGCAGATCCACATTTATCTCTGTGCATTCCAGCCATGATTCCACCAGCCTTGATGTCAGCTCCACCCGTGTCATATGTAATGCCCTGAAACAGGATACAATCAGTCTAAATCACTAATAGTTGCGCACAAGTGTTCAAATGTGCACAGAAGTTCTCATGCAAAAAACAGGTGCATACGACCCAGTATGGTGACTTAAATACATATAATTACACACACTATATGGACAAATGTACTGGGACACCTACACAAGCTTTTATGACATCACATTCTAAATCCATAGGCAATAATATCGAGTTGTTCCTCCCTTTGCAGCTATAACAGCTTTCACTCTTCTGGGAAGTCTTTCCACAAGATTTGGGAGTTTGTCTGtcggaatttttgcccattcttccagaagagcatttgtgtggtcagacactgatgttggACGAGAGGGCCTGGCTCGCAATCTCCATTCtagttcatcccaaaggtgttcgatagggttgaggtcagggctctgtgcaggccagtcaagttcttcatACCAAACTCATCCAACTATGCctttatggaccttgctttgtgTACTGGGGAacagtcatgctggaacagaaaaaggCCTTCCCCAAACTGTTTCCACAAAGTTGGAAGCATAGAATCTTCCAAAATGTCTTGGTAAGCTGAGGCATTAACATCTCCCTTCAGTGGAACTAAGCGGCCTAGGCCAACCCCAGAAAAACAACCCCATAGCATTATCCCTCCTCCACCAAACTTTACAGTTGGTACAATGCAGTCAGGCAAGAAACGTTCTCCTGGCATTCGCCAAACCCAGACTCGTCCATTAGACTTCCAGATAGAGAAGCATGATTCATCACTCCACAGAACACGTTTCAACTGCTCCGGTGTCCAGTGGTGGCGTGTTTTACACCACTCCATCCGACACTTGGCATTGTACTTGGTGATGTAAGGCTTGCATACAGCTGCTCGACCATGGAAACCCATGCCATGAAGCTCCTGGCACACAGTTTTTGTGCTGATGTTAATGCCAGAGGAGGTTTGGAACTCTGCAGTTATGGAGTCAGCAGAGCGTTGGTGACTTTTACGCACTATGCGCCTCAGCATTCGGCGACCCCGCTCTGTAACTTTACATGGTATTGCTGTGGTTCCCAAACACTTCCACTTTTCAATAATACAACGTACAATTGATCGTGGAATATCTAGGAAGGAAGAAATTTCTCGAACTGACTTGTTGCAACGGTGGCATGCCATTACAGTACCACGCTCGAATTCAGTGAGCTTTTTAGAAGAGGCAGACTGCATGGTTAGGTGCTTGATTTTATGTGGCAATGGGACTGAATGAAACACCTGAGTTTAGTGATTAGGTGTGGcccaatacttttgtccatatagtgtATAACCAATACATTTTGTCTTAACACATTCCATGTTTCTAAGGCCACAAGAAACGGTTTGTAACTTTTTTGCATACATGTTTTGAGTTGGTTCTAAATTTcatcagaaaaaaaattaagtgcaaacATAAGGAATTATGACTGCGGCACAAAGGTTTTAtgcaaaaatactgtacgtgAATATACAGTTTGTGAATCATATCAAATGGTCAACTGGTGCATGCTGTACAAATACAATTAGCCTCAAACTCACCTTGCCGACCACCATAAGAGTCTGTTGAATGGGTCCTTCCCCACAGTACAGCAGTTTGATCACTCTGGCCTGATGTCGTGGCACAGCTGAGGCAGAAAGATTTATTTTAAACACCACTAATGTCACATTACATAATACAAATCATTAATTAGAACGATTTGGATTTTTTGGTCTTAGTCTTGAGACATCACTGTGGAATTTCTGTTTTTGGAAAAATTGCCAACATTGTAAAGGAGCTGAAAACTTAACCATTTGAAATGAATGAGAAGTCTAGACTCCAACTCTGATCTGAATATGCTGTAATAGCAGCCAGAAATTTTCTCTGTGATATCATTTTAAACCATCATCTTACTGTTAGCACAGCGGTTTACTGCAGCCAAACAGGGGTACTCCTTCTCCAAAGTATTCAAATCACTCACTACCGTCACCTGAGAATGAGATCAAGATAAATAAAGCATGCACAATGTTTACTGAGGTGAGCTTTACAATTTCTGACTGGTCAATAAAGTATTCCTGCAATGCTAACATACACAGTGCAGTACTAGCCTGTGCAATACAAGTCTATGCAAAATGTGTTACCTTGATATTTCTATTATGTTCTAATTGCTATATAAAAGCAGTAAGGCACTCAAGACCATACTATATTGTGCATACATGGCTTAAGGGTTTGCCGGCACTCTTTAAACACCTTTTAGCAGTGACTATATTTACAGAACAGCATGGCCACTCATTTATTGTTGCCAAAGTAAAGACTCACACCTTTACAGGACTGTCCTTGAAGACTGCTTGAACATACTCTGCTACACGTGGAGCAGCCATACGCTCTGGGTCAGAGCCACCAATATCCCGATATACAAACCTACCAGATAAATTGTATACAATAAACACCTAGATAAGTAAAGGGTTTCAAGACAaacttgacttaaatattgatggtTTTCAAAGTTCTGAAAGTTAAAATTCGTTTTTACATTTCTGTAGTTTGATAGATACACAGATATTACAGACAGAGACAAACAGCCAGCTGACCAGCTACATAGTCAGACTGATGGATGTACGGATGGAATGGAGTTTTGATTGCCTGTGGTGCAAAAAACATTAAGTCTAATAATTTAGAAAAGACATTGCACACTATTCAAGAACAGTCTGAAGGAATGTGCCGAGTTTGTTGAATATAGCTTGGGAGGTGCTGATGTTAGAAATTTTGGTCTAGGATAagggacaaaataaataaataaataaaaaagttagtagaataacagtatgttggctgcGTCAACCCAACATCATTCAATTTGTAAAGCAGCTTGCTTATTGCACAGTGGTTGTTCttcaaacttgtgtattattctACATTCCTTAATTTATTTCTCATCATATTGATATTGTTTGTTATTCTTAATACATCATTGCATATATATAAATTCTCTTAAATCTGTGCTTCGGCATGTATACAAAATTGTAAGTTCAGAGTTTACAAGATAAGTGTAAAAGATAAGTTACAAaaacttaaatgtaatttatttgaagTATATCAAATAtggcttacagtgacacctagtggcctggatgctgcatcattcaaacaccgTTTTCAATTACAAGTGCCATTGTATTAAATaactatgcacagtaaaccatgattaatttaatccatgaatgaaagtgtccaataacaagacagtAAATGAGataaagcgagtagtattcaacaagtcatgtgattctaaaatggctgcccccatgaggggaccctctccacgtagaaaataaaacagcttactgatatgactgaactcttcatctcacaggtgtggtcatgattttataaatatgtttcaaaattgtaattaatttctttagaagtacaCATTTTTAAGTGAGGAACTATTtattagtgcacctttaatgatgTCCTCTGCAACTGTTTTCAAGCAAACACCCTGTGGTGCCCCCAAGTTGCTACGTTGTAATCGTACAGCAAAGGAtaccttataataataataataatttaagaatTAACCATTGAAACACACACATCATGTCCCCTTTAATGCCTATTGTTGTGCCTTGCATTATTTAGTTTCCTTATTAGGCTGTTTTCATCATTGGACCTTGAGGTAGGACCTCAGAATGTAGGGGCGACTCATACCTGCCACTCTCCAGAGCAATGGCCAGCTCAGTAATGTCTGCTCCCTGCGACTTATCTTCCACCCAGATGCCCAACACAGAAACCTTATGGAGGGACGACTTCAGTTCCCTCACCTCTAATGGCTGTGGAGAGAGAAATATAACGGAGTAACATTTGTACAGTATTTGCAACTATTAAAGCCTAAAACTAGAGAGGATAGGTAGAAAagtagtaattaaataaaaagttagtTCTGTAAGATTTCTGTGAAGGAGGTAGCTAGGGaggaacattttttaaataagtaagaAATACAAAAGTTATTGTATTGTTGAGTTCAACCTTAATTGGCATCCTGAagtcattttacttccataatctgatgaatttctgaaaaaaaaacatctaaggtgggacttgattttattcatCATGATTTCACCAAAAATTTGGCATTCCATGCCATAATGGAGCCCTAACTGAATAGTAGTTTGCTAAAATTATGGGGGAAAAAAGCATCTCACCACATAGAGAGCTTGCAGGGCTCCCAGCACAGCCACTAATCTGTTTCTGGCATAGCTGTTGTGTGGAGGACAAACCAGCAGAGGGCGCTGCATGCCAGCTTTCAGAGCCCTACGGCAAGGAGAAAGTACATCAAAGAAGCGAAACTGCCAGATGAGTAAAGCTGCTCTTCAAAGAgggaaattaattttaaaagcacAGCAAGCTACAGACAGAAAGGACACTATGTTCTTTTCACAGGATGTAAAATTCATCATATACAAATCAGAGCCTCATTCTGCATGTATTGTGCTTGCATAGGTACCTCTTAATGCCATTAGCGCCAGCGTCACTGAACCGTCTGACATCATCATAGTCCCGATTCACTGGACCAGTGGAGGCAAACACCAATCTGTTTCCAGGGAGACCAGGAACCTTAACAACCACGACTTCTTCCCCTAAGCCTCGGTCCAcctgaatgagtgacagaagaatacaataaatctatatatatatatatatatatatagaaaatataatGTTGTTTAAGTGTGTGAACTCACTGCACTATAGTCCTGCAAGGGTGCTTTTAAACACTCCAGCACATCAGGGAGCTGCTCACAACATTGGGCTACCAAGATAATGCcatcaaaactgtaaaaaaaaacaaaaacaatccaaATCAATCTTCATAATATTTCAATCCACTTTCAATTGAATCGACATGTACTGCAGCTGTACTATCGTATGTCCATCCAAACAGTGCTGTGAGAActtatcattaaaggaatagttcacccaaatatgaatatTCTGTTTACACTCTCTCGTACCGACCCCAtatgatttctttcttccattaaaCACTATTAGTGAATTTTTGGCTGCCACTTTTTTTCCCTttgttttccatataataaaaaataaggacTAGAGCTGTCAAGCTTCCCAAATGACaaaaaagtcaaataatttttatttgtatagcacctttcacaacacacattgtttcaaagcatctttacagaagatcatgcattaaccatcaaattatcataaaagtagtgGTCCATTTGACTCATGTGCTGTATTCCAAGTCATCTTACTGTAAATCATACACAAGAGCATGGTGCGAGAAATTCATACATGTTTGAGATGGCATGATAATGTGTGAACTACCCCTTGAACTCTAGCTCAAGGCCCCAAATTTAAGACAGTAATCTGTACTCTCTCAAGTACACATCAGCACAGTTAGTGATCTGATATCAGGGTATAAAGTCTTTAGTATGTGTCAGGGTATGTGTTTGCTTGGAAAACATCCAGTTGAGATAATATCAGtgatggttaaaaataaaatagagtaAAAGACTGGGATTTACTCACTTTTGATCCTTGCAGTCTGCGGTCCACTGGACAGGCTGGATACTGAAAGACATCATTAAAGCATCATTAAAGTTTAAGATCAAATCTTGTGCCAAGTAAAACTTGTTATCTTGCTCAAGGCTTATTTATGATCATCTTTGACATTTGGGTGGGTGGATTCAATATACTGTGTCGTTGAATGTCAGCACAGTCTGAAAGCAGGTTGGAAAGGTCTTTTAAATAAGCATTTGCATAGTTTTGTCAATTAAGTGACAAATCAAACGATCCGAAATGTCATCCAGACAGTTCCAGCAACGACAGGCCCTCATTGCTGAAATggcaaataatataaataaataaaagaaaatgaaagtgaagtaAAAAGAGAACTTGCAATGCCTTTTTAATATATCAAATGACCATTAACTATATTTAGTTTACTTAATTATATTTCTATAAGACTTatcctttctcttttttttttcttctttttttagatGGTATATCCATTGGATTGTCTGCAACAAAATGCAACATTGCAACCAAAAATTCTTTACATAATCGTGCTCCGAAACGGGAaaaatataacaaacaaacaaaaatgcttAAAACTCCACAGAACGACATTTTAATGAAGGAACAGTGTCCTATTGTATTGATTAACATGTACATGTCATTGCATCTAGCAATTAGAGATCATTGTGTACAAATAATTATTGCAGCACAAACGCTCACATAAAGCTGTACTAAACACAACAAAcccaacaaaaagaaaagaggtACTGGAGATACATTTTAATCATATGTAAGAGCTCCTACATAAGTACTCATACCTGACGGACATCTTTACGTTTCCACTCATCTTGAAGTGAATCGAGAGAAGCCGTGCTGTCAGCTGATAGATTTCAAGACAACTCACGTGACCACTAGATCACATGACCCGCATTTGTAGTTTTTCTGAAAGtgcaattaaataatatacatagaAGTTGTAGAATTCTCGATTTAATTCACTTTAGAttttatattcatacatataaatttaaacatttaatctcACTGTGATTTAACTTTAAAATTGTGTCCATGCATGCAGACACACTTTGAACTACAAAACACAAAACCGTAAGTCACATGAcagtcgagagagagagtgagctgAACTTGGAACAAAGTACTACGATTGTGTTATTTTACTTCACTCTTTAGATAGCaattgttttgccatttttagaTGAATTATTTCACAGTTTCAGTTTGCACTCATGTTTTTGCACCGAGAACAGGTAGTATTGTTATACAGCACTGCAATAAAACCGGAAGCAGGGGACATAAGTGACCTCTTATCTAAATCTTGCAAACAAGCAATGATTGGATATCTTTATTTCCAGTGATAAACAGCTTGTACATCCATCATTGGGCTACTGCTGATTGGTTGTTACTTAACCAGAAACCCTGCTGAAGCTTGGGCTGGGGGTCTTAGTTCATGTAATCATTGAGCTGTACATaatcaatctttaaaaaaaaaaagttcacccaaaaatggaaattcaagGAAAATGGGGAAATGAAAACGAAATAAagcgactttctttcttctgctgagcacagacaaagatttttagaggaatttttcagctctgttggtcctttcaatgcaagtgaatggtggccagaactttgaagttcaaaaagcacataaaggcagcataaaagttatccataagactgcattggttgaatccatgtcttcagaagtgatatgataggtgtgagtgagaaacagatcaatatgttttttacaaatctccactttcaaacagccctcctaagtgCTCTCTTCTCTACTAAgagttcttgttttatttgttgcgactcacattctttgagcatatcaccacttactgggcagggaggagaatttataaggAGTCAGGGGGTCAttgatctgaatgcatttgaccCCTCCATGCCTTCCACCACGAGAGAGTTTCTAGAGATGGGACAGAAGGGAATGGACTGTGCAAGGAGGAATATGAATGGCCACTGTACCAAACCACAAACACTGGACAAATATGTGAGAGAACACACACTTTACAATCACATGGCAAATAATAGATAGCGCTAGTGAATAGATTGTTTAATTTCAGgcagtgttaaaggaatagttcgccttGAAATGAAAAAACtgctattatttactcaccctcattaaaTTCAATACCTGTTTGACTTTCAACcatctgtggaatacaaaaagtGAATTTCCCAATAAAGCACCAAAAAGGTATCATAAAAGAAGTCCATGTGATTTGTGtactattttccaagtcttctgaagccatacgataactttgtgtgaggaacagaaattAAAGTCAGCACTGATATAAATTACATTGTACATTGCTTCTCTCTTAGGGCTCTGTCCAGTGGTCAGTGTGTTGTGCTGCAGTCAGATATCAGGCTGCTCTCTCCAGTCACTGGCCCAGAAAAGGTGGTGTGTGTTGGTCTTAATTATAGAGACCACTGCCTAAAGCAGAGCGCCCCAATTCTTGAGGAGCCCATTATTTTCAGCAAGTTCCCTTCCACCATTACTGGCCCTTGCGATGATATCATTCAACCAGCAGAGAGTAAGGTGAGCTCTATATGTTTTGGTTTCAAACAGACAGGTGATCTTATTTTGAACAAATAATTACATTAGATACTATAGAATATCTGCTTATGACAGACTTCTCCCATAAAACTCAGTTAGCTTTAATCTTTTATATGCATATTTTTGTGAAGGTTCTGAATCAGTCAGGTGACTTTTTTGTGCCTATATGTGACTTTAAATactgttgatttttttaaatgggatATTTTAAATTCTTCTAAATAGGGTGTATAGTTATTTAACTGGTGTGTAAAGCATGTAATCTATAGCAGTGTTTTCCAACatttttctgccacagcacacatTTTATGACAAAATTTTTTACAGCACCACTATCCCTCATAGGCAAACTATCATCAATATttgtccttttcaagaacttgtccatatATTCTTAATAGCATGTTTAcatgaaatgtttgaaatttggctatacagagaaaaaacaaacaaacaaaaaacataggtcacataggtaggctacgctgtgtgaggtcacaggtagAAAGAGCGCTAAATGGGGAATGAAAAAAcgacaaatttgcttcttttccaatttgtagatttgttcttgcattgccacaacaaattacatgGATGCAATCTCATGAGAGGTGAAGaagttaagatattttttttttttaaagaataagataaaagcaccaattccagctattttagtgattcaagtttattcaagtttacaattgtgcagaattaactgcaaaataaagagttttACAGgcttgttcaattttattaactgattagttcagtgaccccttttggaaatgtcactaggtggcgacaaatgagtgtcttgtgtgctATAAGTGAGTCACTGAATAATTTTAAGTCATTCGTGACCGAAATCTAGCAAGAgattttatagtgtttaagcataaaaagaacaaagcagatctacaatCTTCCTTCAGCCTGataattatttttcatccaaaaagacaacaataataatcaaataatagtgagtttcagtaacgtccttaccttctccttcaTCACTTGCATGGCTAAAAATCTACCGACGTCAGTATaacaattataaacacaaagccgATCTATGGTATCAtgttcctacagtagcctatttaaactgctgagcattgCTTTTATCAGAAatgaccacaataatagacaaatactaataattttgtgtttcaataatgttctttcatcattgtaaagcgcatttcacatgagttgagtcgaggtgtCAACGCTCCGTTCAGcgccagcgtcaagcgccgcatcgccctccacatgacaagagttgcagaaagcgttcagaggggcgattttatgagtttgccatgtaaaaatatgggaggtgtgcacaataaacattgaaaacatgtatttggaagagagaaacaAGCTTgaagttgctttgatagcagaaagtaataaaaggactcgtttatgtttaggtcgaagcgttttcttggtgaatttaaattagttcaataactggggtttctgatattcgtaaacaataagataatattgaatttaaagcaattatgagacattcaatgtctcttcacaaatttggacagtttttaaatatttattgttgcttagtactctcaaaacattattggtgaagcaaaaacgtatgtgtgaaaaacactttggtgtgacgtcacttcatagacttcatagACACtgcagcactgacgtgagtcatgtgaaaaatatcagtcacttttgcacatgaaTCATtgatcttcacaatcacaaaagcgACCGATTATATTTTCAATACGGC
This sequence is a window from Xyrauchen texanus isolate HMW12.3.18 chromosome 37, RBS_HiC_50CHRs, whole genome shotgun sequence. Protein-coding genes within it:
- the LOC127630888 gene encoding putative aminopeptidase W07G4.4, whose translation is MSGNVKMSVSIQPVQWTADCKDQNFDGIILVAQCCEQLPDVLECLKAPLQDYSAVDRGLGEEVVVVKVPGLPGNRLVFASTGPVNRDYDDVRRFSDAGANGIKRALKAGMQRPLLVCPPHNSYARNRLVAVLGALQALYVPLEVRELKSSLHKVSVLGIWVEDKSQGADITELAIALESGRFVYRDIGGSDPERMAAPRVAEYVQAVFKDSPVKVTVVSDLNTLEKEYPCLAAVNRCANTVPRHQARVIKLLYCGEGPIQQTLMVVGKGITYDTGGADIKAGGIMAGMHRDKCGSAAVAGFFQILAKLKPKHLKVVGAMAMVRNSVGSDCYVADELVVSRAGHRIRVGNTDAEGRMVMVDLLCEMKEQALREPFPHLFTIATLTGHAIRAMGPNYSIIMENGAAQRSGNALQWQKAGEVLGDMFEVSTIRREDYEFHKGKSEYEEILQSNNLPSSATPRGHQTPAAFLIMASGLDKHGLDSDKSLPYSHIDIAGSSGPFPGVPTGAPILAMATKYLQL